A DNA window from Linepithema humile isolate Giens D197 chromosome 6, Lhum_UNIL_v1.0, whole genome shotgun sequence contains the following coding sequences:
- the LOC105678281 gene encoding inner centromere protein A-like isoform X2 codes for MELDVHKPSYSQSTTMPKSKDEIMAIVLNDLLSIHNRGVEMTNRLHQNVDDSLAYFQELATQLSQPSSGPFVMKTPKILRKRAVPRIETIPENEVFEVENSQSTTSLQSIDMEEQETSILSGRSKRNASMKAANNIKKQVFQDVNTSVKKAKRQHSAKRKKSAVSSSDEDDIRSSSKYSKVDEDLGKPKRSKRLTKKKSEQVAQAASLKKIQETEEVDEENTVELSKLQCSDRSKLKSSQDGEVNKVDDMIVAPNTDNVEESLYEDAIEKPTPLMNSTMKHSSEKKLNVTVVLERLPKQTKLNETMVIQKVENNAESKKRSSTKKALQDSPVQSKKEIMEFNNYNELITEDESSPEVKRSKYNTKKEIKSLSPSDNEIPNTPMKTRLRGAPTIAQDKINKATYKSSALFNAYANESVKKRVEAFEQVAMNSPKSVDVDAPSRITRSKTRAMNTVAENVTQMLARKSLAKAKKISLAKQIKDTEEYKENKDTTKMPERITKLLDKPSTKQMQQKTTPLNKLRMVQPPTSINRQTPTNTQNILNCPKVLSAQRANILTGIDSLITKSVSKTNSTNSEKTEDKKRPEDDARKKRDETLRLLTEEKRRKRQQKELKNKLAREAKEKQELEKRYKAEKEREEKAKLAHLMQEKLREEVEKKRLALMQRAQEKEERRKLEEQQRLQKLQEQEEMERLLAEQRRREQEAEKRREAEVRAQQQAATEALKQKQLMLAAQAKNKPGPTDYKLESEPDDDSDDESRPKHEIPYWAQPHNRKIKLAMQRHIPQGLINKFFNTRKCTPDLTELFQGIDRSRLKRTSSAIWKMPPRTDMMEVESLSK; via the exons atgGAGCTTGATGTTCATAAACCATCGTATTCTCAGTCTACTACCATGCCCAAATCAAAAGACGAAATTATGGCTATAGTTTTAAATGACCTTTTGAGTATCCACAATCGTGGTGTGGAAATGACGAATCGCCTCCACCAGAATGTCGATGATAGTTTGGCTTACTTCCAAGAACTGGCAACCCAATTGTCACAACCATCGTCTGGTCCGTTTGTTATGAAAACGCCGAAGATATTGCGAAAAAGAGCGGTTCCACGTATCGAAACTATACCAGAAAATGAGGTATTTGAAGTAGAAAATAGTCAGTCAACAACTTCTCTTCAATCTATTGATATGGAAGAGCAAGAGACGAGTATACTGAGTGGCAGATCAAAGAGGAATGCATCTATGAAAGCAGCAAATAATATCAAGAAACAAGTTTTTCAAGATGTTAATACATCTGTAAAGAAA gCAAAGAGACAACATTCAGCCAAAAGAAAGAAGTCTGCGGTAAGCAGTTCTGACGAAGATGATATTAGAAGCAGTTCTAAATATAGCAAAGTAGATGAGGATCTAGGAAAACCAAAAAGGTCGAAAAGATTAACGAAAAAGAAATCTGAACAGGTCGCTCAAGCTGCTTCGCTTAAGAAAATTCAAGAGACTGAAGAGGTTGACGAAGAGAACACTGTTGAATTATCGAAATTGCAATGTTCAGATAGATCAAAACTTAAAAGTTCTCAAGATGGAGAAGTGAATAAAGTCGATGATATGATTGTCGCACCCAATACGGATAATGTTGAGGAATCTTTGTACGAGGATGCAATTGAAAAGCCCACTCCACTTATGAATTCAACTATGAAACATAGTtctgaaaagaaattaaatgttacaGTTGTATTGGAGCGTTTGCCGAAACagacaaaattaaatgagaCAATGGTAATtcaaaaagtagaaaataatGCAGAATCGAAAAAGAGATCGAGTACAAAGAAAGCACTACAGGACAGTCCTGTGCAGtcaaaaaaggaaattatggaattcaataattataatgagtTAATCACAGAAGATGAATCATCGCCTGAGGTAAAGAGatcgaaatataatacaaagaaGGAAATTAAAAGCTTATCACCCAGTGACAATGAGATCCCTAATACGCCAATGAAAACACGTCTTAGAGGCGCGCCTACGATTGCAcaggataaaattaataaagctaCGTACAAATCCAGTGCATTATTTAATGCTTATGCAAACGAGTCTGTAAAAAAGCGAGTAGAGGCATTTGAGCAAGTGGCGATGAATAGTCCAAAGTCGGTTGATGTAGACGCCCCAAGCAGAATAACCAGATCAAAAACTCGTGCAATGAATACCGTGGCAGAAAATGTCACGCAAATGTTGGCTCGCAAGTCGCTTGCAAAAGCAAAGAAAATCTCTTTAGCGAAGCAAATAAAAGATACTGAGGAATATAAAGAG aacaaAGACACTACCAAGATGCCAGAACGAATCACTAAATTACTTGATAAACCAAGTACAAAACAAATGCAGCAAAAAACAACgcctttaaataaattgagaaTGGTTCAACCTCCAACATCTATAAATCGTCAAACTCCCACAAATACccaaaatatcttaaat TGTCCTAAAGTTTTAAGCGCTCAGCGTGCAAATATTCTTACTGGTATCGATTCCTTAATCACAAAAAGCGTTAGTAAAACCAATTCAACCAATTCGGAAAAAACGGAGGATAAGAAGCGACCTGAGGATGACGCaagaaagaagagagacgAAACTTTGAGATTACTgacagaagaaaaaagaag AAAGCGACAGCAGAAGGAACTCAAGAATAAATTAGCGAGAGAAGCTAAAGAGAAGCAAGAGCTAGAAAAACGTTACAAGgccgagaaagaaagagaggaaaaggcAAAATTGGCTCATTTAATGCAGGAAAAGCTCCGCGAGGAGGTAGAAAAGAAGCGTTTAGCTCTAATGCAACGAGCACAGGAGAAGGAAGAACGTCGTAAATTAGAAGAGCAACAAAGATTGCAGAAATTGCAGGAGCAAGAGGAGATGGAGCGTTTACTCGCCGAACAAAGACGCCGTGAACAAGAAGCTGAGAAACGCAGGGAAGCGGAAGTACGAGCTCAACAACAAGCTGCTACCGAAGCACTGAAACAAAAACAGTTAATGCTCGCTGCTCAAGCTAAA AACAAGCCAGGACCGACAGATTACAAATTAGAAAGCGAGCCTGATGATGATTCAGACGATGAAAGCAGGCCAAAACATGAGATACCGTATTGGGCACAAC cacataatcgcaaaataaaacttgcaatGCAACGACATATTCCTCAAggattaattaacaaattcttCAATACTCGTAAGTGCACGCCAGATTTAACGGAATTGTTCCAAGGTATAGACAGAAGTCGATTGAAGCGTACGTCCAGTGCAATCTGGAAAATGCCTCCGCGTACTGATATGATGGAAGTCGAGTctttatcgaaataa
- the LOC137000658 gene encoding WD repeat-containing protein on Y chromosome-like isoform X1: MLPDPPKVSMPLLRLEFPFLWKDRVSGRAKRAIRGQALPLLLTSVRAHTQGVTSLQIVSSARIIVSGSTDRTVRLWSLGGRYISTLGTFREWTPILPAVPVDKYFEDYKLPADVKKFASCTTLKVLHGGVRQVQLEIEKEEIDVPKEIAEEERRVLYGKQFDSSLLENYYKSQSPSKTYQEYLRLDNSLPYIPIYLHLPTHSLISIKAQKTLLLQKMELAYVFLLFKISRKKNSVDVYPIFYKNTCNFSKKVYLGKAMKPLRLHVTDQTKSTKSSLLRR, encoded by the exons ATGCTACCGGACCCGCCGAAAGTGTCCATGCCGCTACTCAGATTGGAATTTCCGTTTCTGTGGAAGGACAGAGTAAGCGGGAGGGCGAAGAGGGCGATACGAGGTCAAGCACTGCCGCTCCTGCTGACGTCTGTGCGCGCTCATACGCAGGGAGTCACTTCTCTCCAGATCGTTTCCAGCGCGCGAATAATAGTCAG CGGCAGTACGGATCGCACGGTACGTTTGTGGAGTCTCGGAGGCCGTTACATATCCACGTTGGGCACGTTTAGAGAGTGGACTCCGATCTTGCCCGCTGTGCCTGTAGACAAGTATTTCGAGGATTATAAACTTCCAGCAGATGTCAAGAAATTCGCTAGCTGCACCACTTTGAAG GTACTTCACGGCGGTGTGAGACAAGTGCAACTGGAGATTGAGAAAGAGGAAATTGATGTCCCGAAAGAAATTGCCGAAGAGGAGCGACGTGTGCTGTACGGCAAGCAATTTGACAGTTCGCTgcttgaaaattattacaaatcacAATCGCCTAGTAAAACATATCAGGAATATTTAAGGCTGGATAATAGTTTGCCTTAT ATACCGATCTATCTGCATTTACCAACACATTCCTTGATATCTATAAAGGCGCAAAAAACACTCTTACTACAGAAAATGGAACTCGCGTatgtatttttgctttttaaaatttctagaaaaaaaaacagcgtaGATGTCTatccaatattttataaaaatacttgtaatTTCAGTAAAAAGGTGTATTTAGGAAAAGCAATGAAGCCACTGCGCTTACATGTAACGGATCAAACTAAGTCCACGAAATCAAGTTTACTGCGCcgttaa
- the LOC105678288 gene encoding WD repeat-containing protein on Y chromosome-like has translation MEFVGKNHPSIREAFERFFETKQIAEQYTEQSLTYLHAAFLATENGEMDCSQLYNAFQDILDIKMSQEKFQVVFKKIDVKLNGKVTWDEFISHLLIEFRDADTGLGSQILEEPLTDLPKLSRTRHRTPVCRIAFCPEVLPDRSTSFRRGCYLTVSRDGMINYWSLDLEYERTVQSKNPYLKVQSTVITDMIVLPDVEMVCTSSTECDLRFYDTAAKKFDLRTLISSLANAVVCMHYYFSAKEDSCIVLGDTSGSVIILSFNPADRGPFKQSTTRDMTVLRYNDVKGEEEGFSVTEFKNIHTNWASQVAYYGSLRVFASGSQCADCSLCVCEVSGARTQYKFRVLMGISCFALCEESHTLATGGPDCIVRVWNPFVPRKVNAVLPGHRSTICALVVTDTGKRIYSLSKDRCIKVWDVPAQNCIQTYNRLPRELSEHTPMSIVFNTLTRTMVIASMMIAVLVCEHVINEETSDGYTHAKGVSCVLYNRLFQVIISTGFDSCIIRWDPWTGRLLRLISHAHSVVRHGQHSDVEITAACFDESEQFLATGARDGSLKIWNFNTGDCARQLTVDHQCEITSVAWCENRILCCGWNKRVTELTAFETNTGKKHWTTIHTDDILCSAAKLPQLLATGTYNGELILWRLETGQVFRKHQVIDVSKRHAATKEANAQKVFEQSNETDRPIDQQTK, from the exons atggaATTTGTTGGCAAGAATCATCCGAG TATACGAGAAGCGTTCGAACGGTTTTTCGAAACGAAACAGATAGCAGAGCAATACACCGAGCAATCTTTGACGTATTTGCACGCCGCTTTCCTG GCGACGGAAAATGGAGAAATGGATTGCTCTCAACTGTACAATGCTTTTCAAGACATCCTCGACATAAAAATGTCACAAGAGAAATTCCAAGTTGTCTTCAAGAAA ATAGACGTGAAACTCAATGGCAAGGTGACGTGGGACGAATTCATTTCCCATTTACTGATAGAATTTCGAGACGCAGACACCGGTCTGGGATCGCAGATATTGGAAGAACCGCTGACGGATCTACCGAAATTGTCGAGAACACGTCATCGCACTCCTGTTTGCAGAATCGCATTCTGCCCGGAAGTTTTGCCG GATAGAAGCACGAGTTTTCGTAGAGGATGTTACTTGACTGTTAGCCGAGATGGGATGATCAACTACTGGTCGCTGGATCTCGAGTACGAGCGCACTGTGCAATCGAAGAATC CGTACTTAAAAGTCCAATCCACTGTTATAACCGACATGATCGTGTTGCCGGACGTTGAGATGGTATGCACGAGTTCGACCGAGTGCGACTTGAGATTTTACGACACGGCGGCGAAGAAGTTCGATCTTCGCACATTG ATATCCAGTTTGGCGAACGCGGTCGTTTGCATGCACTATTACTTCAGCGCGAAGGAAGACTCTTGCATCGTTCTCGGCGACACGAGTGGATCCGTCATAATCCTGAGCTTTAATCCCGCGGACAGAGGACCCTTCAAGCAGAGCACCACTCGCGACATGACGGTTCTTCGCTACAACGACGTTAAG GGAGAAGAGGAAGGATTCAGCGTCACCGAGTTCAAGAATATACATACAAACTGGGCGAGCCAGGTGGCTTATTACGGAAGTCTGCGTGTGTTCGCGTCGGGCAGTCAGTGCGCGGATTGCTCCCTGTGCGTTTGCGAGGTGTCGGGAGCGAGAACGCAGTATAAATTCCGAGTGCTCATGGGGATATCCTGCTTCGCGCTCTGCGAAG AAAGCCACACGCTAGCGACGGGCGGGCCGGACTGTATAGTTCGCGTTTGGAATCCATTTGTTCCCCGAAAGGTGAACGCCGTGCTTCCGGGACACCGTTCGACCATCTGCGCGCTCGTCGTGACGGACACCGGCAAGCGTATTTACTCCCTGTCGAAGGACAGATGCATAAAAGTGTGGGATGTGCCAGCCCAAAACTGCATTCAG ACATACAACAGATTACCGAGAGAGCTGAGCGAACACACCCCGATGTCTATAGTGTTCAACACGCTGACTCGCACAATGGTGATTGCTAGCATGATGATCGCCGTCCTCGTTTGCGAGCACGTGATCAACGAGGAAACCTCAGACGGCTACACGCACGCCAAAGGCGTCAGCTGCGTTCTCTACAATCGCCTCTTTCAAGTG ATCATTTCCACCGGATTCGATTCGTGCATCATACGTTGGGATCCTTGGACCGGACGCCTCTTACGGCTGATATCGCACGCCCACAGCGTCGTGCGACACGGGCAGCACAGCGACGTCGAGATTACGGCGGCTTGCTTCGACGAGTCCGAGCAATTTCTAGCGACCGGCGCCAGAGACGGATCGCTGAAAATATGGAACTTCAATACCGGCGACTGCGCACGCCAATTGACAGTTGATCATCAATG CGAAATAACGAGCGTCGCGTGGTGCGAGAATCGAATCTTGTGCTGCGGCTGGAATAAGCGCGTTACAGAATTAACGGCTTTCGAGACCAACACGGGCAAAAAGCATTGGACGACTATTCACACCGACGATATTCTCTGCTCGGCGGCGAAACTTCCTCAACTTTTAGCCACCGGAACGTACAATGGAGAGCTGATTCTCTGGAGGCTGGAAACGGGTCAAGTTTTTAGAAAGCACCAAGTGATTGACGTCAGTAAGAG GCACGCTGCGACGAAGGAGGCGAACGCGCAAAAAGTTTTTGAACAATCAAATGAGACCGACAGACCCATCGATCAACAAacgaagtaa
- the LOC105678281 gene encoding inner centromere protein A-like isoform X1: protein MELDVHKPSYSQSTTMPKSKDEIMAIVLNDLLSIHNRGVEMTNRLHQNVDDSLAYFQELATQLSQPSSGPFVMKTPKILRKRAVPRIETIPENEVFEVENSQSTTSLQSIDMEEQETSILSGRSKRNASMKAANNIKKQVFQDVNTSVKKAKRQHSAKRKKSAVSSSDEDDIRSSSKYSKVDEDLGKPKRSKRLTKKKSEQVAQAASLKKIQETEEVDEENTVELSKLQCSDRSKLKSSQDGEVNKVDDMIVAPNTDNVEESLYEDAIEKPTPLMNSTMKHSSEKKLNVTVVLERLPKQTKLNETMVIQKVENNAESKKRSSTKKALQDSPVQSKKEIMEFNNYNELITEDESSPEVKRSKYNTKKEIKSLSPSDNEIPNTPMKTRLRGAPTIAQDKINKATYKSSALFNAYANESVKKRVEAFEQVAMNSPKSVDVDAPSRITRSKTRAMNTVAENVTQMLARKSLAKAKKISLAKQIKDTEEYKEVKASVNKDTTKMPERITKLLDKPSTKQMQQKTTPLNKLRMVQPPTSINRQTPTNTQNILNCPKVLSAQRANILTGIDSLITKSVSKTNSTNSEKTEDKKRPEDDARKKRDETLRLLTEEKRRKRQQKELKNKLAREAKEKQELEKRYKAEKEREEKAKLAHLMQEKLREEVEKKRLALMQRAQEKEERRKLEEQQRLQKLQEQEEMERLLAEQRRREQEAEKRREAEVRAQQQAATEALKQKQLMLAAQAKNKPGPTDYKLESEPDDDSDDESRPKHEIPYWAQPHNRKIKLAMQRHIPQGLINKFFNTRKCTPDLTELFQGIDRSRLKRTSSAIWKMPPRTDMMEVESLSK from the exons atgGAGCTTGATGTTCATAAACCATCGTATTCTCAGTCTACTACCATGCCCAAATCAAAAGACGAAATTATGGCTATAGTTTTAAATGACCTTTTGAGTATCCACAATCGTGGTGTGGAAATGACGAATCGCCTCCACCAGAATGTCGATGATAGTTTGGCTTACTTCCAAGAACTGGCAACCCAATTGTCACAACCATCGTCTGGTCCGTTTGTTATGAAAACGCCGAAGATATTGCGAAAAAGAGCGGTTCCACGTATCGAAACTATACCAGAAAATGAGGTATTTGAAGTAGAAAATAGTCAGTCAACAACTTCTCTTCAATCTATTGATATGGAAGAGCAAGAGACGAGTATACTGAGTGGCAGATCAAAGAGGAATGCATCTATGAAAGCAGCAAATAATATCAAGAAACAAGTTTTTCAAGATGTTAATACATCTGTAAAGAAA gCAAAGAGACAACATTCAGCCAAAAGAAAGAAGTCTGCGGTAAGCAGTTCTGACGAAGATGATATTAGAAGCAGTTCTAAATATAGCAAAGTAGATGAGGATCTAGGAAAACCAAAAAGGTCGAAAAGATTAACGAAAAAGAAATCTGAACAGGTCGCTCAAGCTGCTTCGCTTAAGAAAATTCAAGAGACTGAAGAGGTTGACGAAGAGAACACTGTTGAATTATCGAAATTGCAATGTTCAGATAGATCAAAACTTAAAAGTTCTCAAGATGGAGAAGTGAATAAAGTCGATGATATGATTGTCGCACCCAATACGGATAATGTTGAGGAATCTTTGTACGAGGATGCAATTGAAAAGCCCACTCCACTTATGAATTCAACTATGAAACATAGTtctgaaaagaaattaaatgttacaGTTGTATTGGAGCGTTTGCCGAAACagacaaaattaaatgagaCAATGGTAATtcaaaaagtagaaaataatGCAGAATCGAAAAAGAGATCGAGTACAAAGAAAGCACTACAGGACAGTCCTGTGCAGtcaaaaaaggaaattatggaattcaataattataatgagtTAATCACAGAAGATGAATCATCGCCTGAGGTAAAGAGatcgaaatataatacaaagaaGGAAATTAAAAGCTTATCACCCAGTGACAATGAGATCCCTAATACGCCAATGAAAACACGTCTTAGAGGCGCGCCTACGATTGCAcaggataaaattaataaagctaCGTACAAATCCAGTGCATTATTTAATGCTTATGCAAACGAGTCTGTAAAAAAGCGAGTAGAGGCATTTGAGCAAGTGGCGATGAATAGTCCAAAGTCGGTTGATGTAGACGCCCCAAGCAGAATAACCAGATCAAAAACTCGTGCAATGAATACCGTGGCAGAAAATGTCACGCAAATGTTGGCTCGCAAGTCGCTTGCAAAAGCAAAGAAAATCTCTTTAGCGAAGCAAATAAAAGATACTGAGGAATATAAAGAGGTAAAAGCATCTGTG aacaaAGACACTACCAAGATGCCAGAACGAATCACTAAATTACTTGATAAACCAAGTACAAAACAAATGCAGCAAAAAACAACgcctttaaataaattgagaaTGGTTCAACCTCCAACATCTATAAATCGTCAAACTCCCACAAATACccaaaatatcttaaat TGTCCTAAAGTTTTAAGCGCTCAGCGTGCAAATATTCTTACTGGTATCGATTCCTTAATCACAAAAAGCGTTAGTAAAACCAATTCAACCAATTCGGAAAAAACGGAGGATAAGAAGCGACCTGAGGATGACGCaagaaagaagagagacgAAACTTTGAGATTACTgacagaagaaaaaagaag AAAGCGACAGCAGAAGGAACTCAAGAATAAATTAGCGAGAGAAGCTAAAGAGAAGCAAGAGCTAGAAAAACGTTACAAGgccgagaaagaaagagaggaaaaggcAAAATTGGCTCATTTAATGCAGGAAAAGCTCCGCGAGGAGGTAGAAAAGAAGCGTTTAGCTCTAATGCAACGAGCACAGGAGAAGGAAGAACGTCGTAAATTAGAAGAGCAACAAAGATTGCAGAAATTGCAGGAGCAAGAGGAGATGGAGCGTTTACTCGCCGAACAAAGACGCCGTGAACAAGAAGCTGAGAAACGCAGGGAAGCGGAAGTACGAGCTCAACAACAAGCTGCTACCGAAGCACTGAAACAAAAACAGTTAATGCTCGCTGCTCAAGCTAAA AACAAGCCAGGACCGACAGATTACAAATTAGAAAGCGAGCCTGATGATGATTCAGACGATGAAAGCAGGCCAAAACATGAGATACCGTATTGGGCACAAC cacataatcgcaaaataaaacttgcaatGCAACGACATATTCCTCAAggattaattaacaaattcttCAATACTCGTAAGTGCACGCCAGATTTAACGGAATTGTTCCAAGGTATAGACAGAAGTCGATTGAAGCGTACGTCCAGTGCAATCTGGAAAATGCCTCCGCGTACTGATATGATGGAAGTCGAGTctttatcgaaataa
- the LOC137000658 gene encoding WD repeat-containing protein on Y chromosome-like isoform X2: MLPDPPKVSMPLLRLEFPFLWKDRVSGRAKRAIRGQALPLLLTSVRAHTQGVTSLQIVSSARIIVSGSTDRTVRLWSLGGRYISTLGTFREWTPILPAVPVDKYFEDYKLPADVKKFASCTTLKVLHGGVRQVQLEIEKEEIDVPKEIAEEERRVLYGKQFDSSLLENYYKSQSPSKTYQEYLRLDNSLPYIPIYLHLPTHSLISIKAQKTLLLQKMELAKKVYLGKAMKPLRLHVTDQTKSTKSSLLRR; the protein is encoded by the exons ATGCTACCGGACCCGCCGAAAGTGTCCATGCCGCTACTCAGATTGGAATTTCCGTTTCTGTGGAAGGACAGAGTAAGCGGGAGGGCGAAGAGGGCGATACGAGGTCAAGCACTGCCGCTCCTGCTGACGTCTGTGCGCGCTCATACGCAGGGAGTCACTTCTCTCCAGATCGTTTCCAGCGCGCGAATAATAGTCAG CGGCAGTACGGATCGCACGGTACGTTTGTGGAGTCTCGGAGGCCGTTACATATCCACGTTGGGCACGTTTAGAGAGTGGACTCCGATCTTGCCCGCTGTGCCTGTAGACAAGTATTTCGAGGATTATAAACTTCCAGCAGATGTCAAGAAATTCGCTAGCTGCACCACTTTGAAG GTACTTCACGGCGGTGTGAGACAAGTGCAACTGGAGATTGAGAAAGAGGAAATTGATGTCCCGAAAGAAATTGCCGAAGAGGAGCGACGTGTGCTGTACGGCAAGCAATTTGACAGTTCGCTgcttgaaaattattacaaatcacAATCGCCTAGTAAAACATATCAGGAATATTTAAGGCTGGATAATAGTTTGCCTTAT ATACCGATCTATCTGCATTTACCAACACATTCCTTGATATCTATAAAGGCGCAAAAAACACTCTTACTACAGAAAATGGAACTCGC TAAAAAGGTGTATTTAGGAAAAGCAATGAAGCCACTGCGCTTACATGTAACGGATCAAACTAAGTCCACGAAATCAAGTTTACTGCGCcgttaa